From Gemmatimonadota bacterium, the proteins below share one genomic window:
- a CDS encoding mandelate racemase/muconate lactonizing enzyme family protein has protein sequence MKITEIKTADVQVPSGYTYHYVRVYTDEGVYGTGETSHVDPGWRDSTRHMAKMIIGMDPRDVDACFEHIRRRYIFMGGAGGTSISALTGIEIALWDLAGKAQGVPVYRLLGGKFRDRVRLYVDSAHADYNERAAEVKERGFTAIKFDLDDAENPHKLDPWNWSVTPDELKSLVDQAFAIREGIGPSLDLAIDLHGRYDATAGMKMAHEFEPLNLLWLEEPVPPENVDALAKITQATGTPICVGENLYLRHGFRDLLQQQAADIIMPDISKCGGLSECRKIANMAEMYYVPFAPHNNSSALSTVGDAHVCASVPNFLVLEFHRFDDPTWDDVLATEESVIQDGHVVLTEAPGLGVELNEEFLASQMSEGEALWQ, from the coding sequence ATGAAGATTACCGAGATCAAAACCGCCGATGTGCAGGTACCGTCCGGATACACGTACCACTACGTTCGCGTATATACCGACGAGGGCGTGTACGGTACGGGGGAAACCAGTCATGTCGACCCCGGCTGGCGGGACTCGACCCGCCACATGGCGAAGATGATCATCGGCATGGACCCCCGCGACGTGGACGCCTGCTTCGAACACATCCGCCGGAGGTACATTTTCATGGGCGGCGCTGGCGGCACCTCTATTTCGGCGTTGACCGGCATCGAGATCGCGCTCTGGGACCTCGCCGGCAAGGCCCAGGGCGTACCGGTATACCGCCTCCTGGGCGGCAAGTTCCGGGACCGGGTCAGGCTGTACGTGGACAGCGCGCACGCCGACTACAACGAACGCGCCGCCGAGGTGAAGGAACGGGGTTTCACGGCGATCAAGTTCGATCTCGACGATGCGGAGAACCCCCACAAGCTGGACCCCTGGAACTGGTCGGTCACGCCCGACGAGTTGAAGTCGCTCGTGGACCAGGCATTCGCGATCCGGGAGGGCATCGGTCCGTCCCTCGACCTGGCCATAGACCTCCATGGCCGTTACGACGCCACGGCCGGGATGAAAATGGCCCATGAATTCGAGCCACTTAACCTCCTGTGGCTCGAGGAACCGGTGCCTCCGGAAAATGTCGATGCGCTGGCCAAGATCACCCAGGCCACGGGAACGCCCATCTGCGTCGGTGAGAACCTCTATCTCCGCCATGGATTCAGGGACCTGCTACAGCAGCAGGCCGCCGACATCATCATGCCGGATATCTCGAAGTGCGGAGGCCTTTCGGAATGCAGGAAGATCGCGAACATGGCCGAGATGTACTACGTGCCCTTCGCCCCGCACAACAACTCCAGCGCACTGAGCACGGTCGGCGACGCCCATGTCTGCGCGAGCGTACCGAACTTCCTTGTGCTCGAGTTCCACCGTTTCGACGATCCGACGTGGGACGACGTGCTGGCGACGGAGGAGTCGGTCATCCAGGATGGACACGTGGTATTGACGGAAGCGCCCGGACTGGGCGTGGAACTGAACGAGGAGTTTCTCGCTTCGCAGATGTCGGAAGGGGAAGCTTTGTGGCAGTGA
- a CDS encoding DUF805 domain-containing protein, giving the protein MHWYIDVLKKYAVFEGRARRKEYWLFFLFSVVIVTILTVIDEFMGLKFELGGENLGFLSTLYYLGIAIPYLAVIVRRLHDTDRSGWWILISLIPLIGGIILLVFTIIEGTKGENRFGPDPKAETARW; this is encoded by the coding sequence ATGCACTGGTACATCGACGTACTGAAGAAGTACGCGGTTTTCGAAGGCAGGGCGAGGAGGAAGGAATACTGGCTGTTCTTTCTTTTCTCTGTCGTCATAGTAACAATCCTCACGGTGATTGACGAGTTCATGGGTTTGAAATTCGAGTTGGGTGGAGAGAACCTTGGGTTCCTCAGTACCCTTTATTATCTGGGGATCGCCATACCCTATCTCGCGGTCATCGTACGACGCCTGCACGACACGGACAGAAGCGGCTGGTGGATCCTGATCAGCCTGATCCCGCTAATCGGTGGGATAATCTTGCTTGTCTTTACGATAATCGAAGGGACAAAGGGAGAAAACCGGTTCGGACCCGACCCCAAGGCGGAAACGGCCAGGTGGTAA
- a CDS encoding TM2 domain-containing protein, translated as MSIVQELREANLAKQDLANGEQLQFDVQFAARRKDPRTALAISIIGGSLGVDRFYIGDIGLGIAKLLTLGGLFIWTIIDWFLIMDAARLNNSELMRQVRDSIVQSRA; from the coding sequence ATGTCCATCGTACAGGAATTGCGGGAAGCGAATCTGGCAAAACAGGATCTGGCGAACGGAGAACAGTTGCAGTTCGACGTGCAGTTCGCAGCCCGGCGAAAAGACCCCCGAACGGCCCTAGCGATCAGTATCATTGGGGGTTCGCTCGGTGTCGACCGATTCTACATTGGCGATATCGGCCTCGGTATAGCCAAGCTGCTGACCCTCGGCGGGTTATTCATCTGGACGATCATCGACTGGTTCCTGATCATGGATGCCGCCCGGCTCAATAACAGCGAGCTCATGCGTCAGGTCCGGGACAGCATTGTCCAGTCGAGAGCCTGA
- a CDS encoding Gfo/Idh/MocA family oxidoreductase, with protein sequence MIRVGSIGLGGMGSHQARAFNGVEGCNLVAGADPSPEMRARFAETYPGAKLFDSTEAIVNSGEVDAVVIAVPTGLHSAAAMTALDAGIPVLVEKPMARTVEECNRLNEAADRNNTFIMVAHCRRFDPHWKSWGAYVASGKLGSPILWRNAMAGFGPGRWYMDHAMGGGPLMDGAVHNYDFANFLFGDPDSVLSSSINFEPESSALDTCSAIVRYRNGNQLLMSWSWAARGNGLHDIIGPKGFIQFGTGDLPDPDDAEPHQYCCFTDREGEQSLIKAKSEPDMYACQAEHFLSCVRGDVTCLSPGTEAIKAIAVADAILQAGPGGEAREVVWT encoded by the coding sequence ATGATCAGGGTGGGTTCGATCGGACTTGGCGGCATGGGGTCGCACCAGGCCAGGGCCTTTAACGGGGTTGAGGGTTGCAATCTGGTCGCGGGCGCCGACCCTTCCCCTGAGATGCGGGCGCGTTTTGCTGAGACCTACCCGGGCGCGAAGTTGTTTGATTCAACGGAGGCCATCGTCAACAGTGGTGAGGTGGACGCCGTCGTGATCGCCGTGCCGACCGGCTTGCATAGCGCCGCGGCAATGACCGCCCTCGATGCGGGCATCCCGGTGCTGGTGGAAAAGCCCATGGCGCGCACGGTGGAGGAATGCAATAGGCTCAACGAGGCGGCGGACCGCAACAACACCTTCATCATGGTCGCCCACTGCCGCCGTTTCGATCCCCACTGGAAGTCCTGGGGCGCGTACGTGGCCTCGGGAAAGCTGGGATCGCCCATCCTCTGGCGCAACGCCATGGCCGGGTTCGGCCCGGGACGCTGGTACATGGACCACGCCATGGGGGGCGGACCGCTGATGGACGGCGCCGTCCACAACTACGATTTCGCCAATTTCCTCTTCGGCGATCCCGATAGCGTCCTGTCCAGTTCGATCAATTTTGAACCCGAGTCATCCGCCCTGGACACCTGTTCCGCCATCGTGCGCTACAGGAACGGCAACCAGTTGCTCATGTCATGGAGCTGGGCGGCCCGGGGAAACGGGCTGCACGACATCATCGGGCCGAAAGGATTCATTCAGTTCGGCACCGGGGACCTGCCCGATCCAGATGACGCCGAACCTCACCAGTACTGCTGTTTCACGGACCGGGAAGGCGAACAGTCCCTGATCAAGGCGAAATCGGAACCCGACATGTACGCCTGCCAGGCGGAACACTTCCTGTCCTGCGTGCGCGGAGACGTCACCTGCCTGTCGCCGGGCACGGAGGCGATCAAGGCCATCGCTGTGGCGGATGCGATCCTGCAGGCCGGACCCGGAGGAGAGGCGCGGGAGGTGGTCTGGACGTGA
- a CDS encoding DoxX family protein encodes MTDLGLLIIRIVIGFSMAAYHGWGKISNPGRWAAIGGNMELVGISFLPAFWGFMAGFAEFFCSILVMLGVFFRPATTLLALTMLMAMLRHLSLPADDPASGLNGASHAMELCAVYIALWFAGPGKYSLMPGKMKEQS; translated from the coding sequence ATGACCGACCTCGGCCTGCTCATCATCCGCATCGTGATCGGGTTCAGCATGGCGGCCTATCACGGATGGGGCAAGATTTCCAATCCCGGGCGGTGGGCTGCCATCGGCGGCAACATGGAGCTTGTCGGCATCAGCTTCCTCCCGGCGTTCTGGGGGTTCATGGCCGGGTTCGCGGAATTCTTCTGCTCGATCCTCGTGATGCTCGGCGTGTTCTTCCGGCCCGCGACGACGTTGCTCGCGCTCACCATGCTGATGGCCATGCTGCGTCATCTGTCGCTGCCGGCGGACGATCCGGCTTCGGGACTCAACGGCGCATCGCACGCCATGGAACTCTGCGCCGTTTACATCGCCCTCTGGTTTGCCGGTCCGGGCAAGTACAGCCTGATGCCGGGTAAGATGAAAGAGCAGTCCTAG
- a CDS encoding metallophosphoesterase family protein, which produces MDQTVEIGVISDTHGLLRPEALKALDGVERIIHGGDVGGEGILDDLSAIAPVTVVRGNTDYQSWAARLPVTELLEVGGRSIYVVHDIEDLNVDPAAAGIDVVVYGHSHRPVWDQRGDGVWQLNPGSAGPRRFSLPVTVARLQISTTSIHGEIKYLEV; this is translated from the coding sequence ATGGATCAGACCGTCGAGATTGGGGTGATTTCAGATACCCACGGCCTGTTGCGGCCGGAGGCCCTGAAAGCGCTGGACGGGGTGGAAAGGATCATTCACGGCGGGGACGTGGGCGGCGAAGGTATCCTGGACGACCTGTCGGCGATCGCACCGGTAACGGTAGTTCGGGGGAACACGGACTACCAGTCCTGGGCGGCACGCCTGCCGGTGACGGAATTGCTGGAGGTTGGGGGCCGGTCGATTTACGTGGTCCACGACATCGAAGACCTGAACGTGGACCCGGCCGCGGCTGGTATCGACGTAGTTGTTTACGGCCATTCCCACCGGCCGGTATGGGACCAGCGCGGCGATGGGGTGTGGCAGCTCAATCCCGGCTCCGCGGGACCCCGCCGTTTCAGCCTCCCCGTCACGGTTGCCCGTTTGCAGATATCTACAACGTCTATACATGGTGAGATCAAGTACCTGGAAGTGTAG